AGGTATCTGCCGGGAGAGAGTCATGGACCACAAGCACGATCATTCGCATGGGCATCACGATCACGGGACACACGGTGGCGCACCGGCACAGGCTGATCCCGGTAAGGCCATCGACCCGGTTTGCGGGATGCAGGTGACGATCAAGCCCGAGGCCCGGCACCGCGACTATGAGGGACAGACGTTCTATTTCTGCTCGGACGGTTGCCAGTCGAAGTTCGACGGCGACCCGTGGTTCTACGCCTCGGGCGCGGCGGCCAAGGTCGAAAAATCCGCCCCGGCGGGCACGCAATGGACCTGCCCGATGCATCCCGAGATCGTCCGCGACGAACCCGGCGCCTGCCCAATCTGCGGCATGGCCTTGGAGCAGATGATTCCCTCGGATGAACCCAGCCATGAACTGACCGATTTCACCCGGCGGCTCTGGGTCAGCGTGGCCGCTGCGGTGCCGTTGTTGATCCTGACCATGGGCGAGATGGTGGGCATCCCGGTCCGTGACTGGATCGGGCACCGCACCGCCGTCTGGCTGGAATTCCTGTTAGCCACGCCCATCGTGCTCTGGGCGGCGCGGCCCTTCTTTCAGCGCGGGTTGGATTCCTTCAAAAACCGCTCACCGAACATGTGGACGCTGATCTCGCTGGGTGTCGGCGCGGCCTATCTCTATTCGCTCTTCGCCACCTTCCTGCCGGGCATCTTTCCCGAGGAATACCGAATGGGCGGCATGGTCGACACCTATTACGAGGCTGCGGTGGTCATCGTTGCCCTGGTCTTTGTCGGGCAGGTACTGGAACTCAGGGCGCGGGAACGCACCGGTGATGCGATCCGGGCACTGATGGATCTGGCGCCCAAGACGGCGCGGCGCATCCTGCCCGATGGCACGGAATATGACGCGCCGCTGGAAAACATCGCGGCCGGGGACCTCTTGCGCGTGCGGCCCGGCGATAGCGTGCCGGTCGATGGCGAGGTGGTCGAGGGGCGGTCCTCCGTCGACGAAAGCATGATCACCGGCGAGCCGGTGCCGGTCGAGAAGGTGCAGGGCGACCGCGTGACCGGCGGCACGATCAACAAGAACGGCACGCTGGCGATCCGCGCCACCGATGTCGGCGCCGATACGGTGCTGTCGCAGATCGTGCAGATGGTGGCCGGGGCGCGGCGGTCCAAGGCGCCGATTCAAGGGCTGGCCGACCGGGTGTCAGCGATCTTCGTGCCGACGGTGGTGGTGATCGCGGTGCTGGCCTTCATCGTCTGGCTGATCTTCGGCCCCAGCCCCTCATATGTCTTCGCCATCGCCTCGGCGGTCTCGGTGCTGATCATCGCCTGTCCCTGTGCGCTTGGGCTGGCGACGCCGATTTCCATCACCACGGCGGCGGGGCGCGGCGCGCAGGCGGGCGTGCTGGTGAAGAATGCCGAGGCGCTGGAGCTGATGGCCGAGGTCGATACGCTGATCGTTGACAAGACCGGCACGCTGACCGAAGGCAAGCCTGCACTGACCGATGTGACCAGCTTCGGTGACGTGCCCGAGGGCGAGTTGCTCGGTGCTGCGGCGGCGCTGGAACGGGCCTCGGAACACCCGCTGGCCGAAGCCATTGTCGAAGGCGCAAAAACGCGCGGGTTGAGCCTTGGTAATGGCGAGGAGTTCGAAGCTATCACCGGCAAGGGGGTGATCGGCAAGGTCGATGGCCGCGACGTGGCGCTTGGCAATAACGCGCTGATGACCTCGCTTGGGATCGACTGCGACACCGGCGAGGACACTGCCGACCGCCTGCGCGGCGAGGGCAAGACCGCCATGTTCGTGTCGCTGGATGGCAGGCTGGCCGGTCTGGTCGCCGTGGCCGACCCGATCAAGCCAACTGCCGAGGCGGCGATCCGCGAGTTGCACGATCTGGGCATCAAGGTGATCATGGCAACCGGCGACAACGAACGCACGGCGCAGGCGGTGGCGAGCAAGCTGGGCATCGACGAGGTCCGCGCCGGGATGCTGCCTGAGGGCAAGAAGGATCTGATCGACGGGCTGCGCGGCAAGGGGAACAAGGTCGCCATGGCGGGCGACGGGGTAAACGACGCGCCCGCGCTGGCTGCGGCGGATGTGGGCATCGCCATGGGCACTGGCGCCGATGTGGCGGTCGAAAGCGCCGGGCTGACCCTGCTGGGCGGCGACCTGACCGGCATCGTCCGCGCCCGCAAGCTGGCCGTGGCCACCATGCGCAATATCCGCCAGAACCTGTTCTTCGCCTTCGCCTATAACACGGCTGGCATCCCGGTTGCCGCCGGTCTGCTGTATCCGTTCTTCGGAATATTGCTGTCACCGATGATTGCCGCCGCCGCCATGTCGCTGTCCTCGGTCTCGGTCATCGCCAATGCGCTGAGGCTGAAACGGGTGAAGCTATAAGGTTGAGGAGGTGGCGTGTGGGTTTGAAATTTCGGTTTCAGCCCGATCAGGGTAGTCCAAAACAGATGACGCGGCTTTCCATCAGGGCGACTACATAAACGACAACCGTTGGAGATGTGAGTTTTCTTCTCAGCGGGCCCTCTCTTGCTGGCAACGCATGGGCCGCACTTTTGTTGTCAGACTTACGATGCTGGAAAAATCATCTACCTCAACGCCACCTCAACCCTTGGCTGCAGTTCTCGTGCAGGTTGTTCCGTCAGATGTCGCTCAATGCAGTTGAGCGTCGGCATGGAAATCGCAATAAATCAATCGATTGTCCCGTAACATACTGAAATTACGGGGTGCCCGAATTTCGCCTCTGATCTGCTCATAACCTGAAGGTCGTAGGTGCAAATCCCGCCCGACCAGTAGCTCGTGCCGGTCTCTCGTGATCTTGCCCCTGAATGTCGGCTTATTACAGATTGTTGCCAATGCTGCGCCGCACTGCCGCAAGTCGGCTCTCCGCCCATCACGTCAAATGCTGCGCGTGCAAAGTGCCCGCGGAATTTTCAACTGAAGCGTAGTGGCCTTCAGCGCCCGAGCAACAGCCGCGGTGTATTTCAAAGCTCAGCGGCCACATCGATCACCGACTCTCTCACCCCAACCTCTTCGCCCGCTCTGCAATCCTCTGCGCGGCGCCCACAGCCGCCCCACCGGCCTGTCGAATGCCCGCTCCGGCGATCTCGCCTGTGCTCTGCGTCCCGAACCTTGCCCGGGCGCGAGACCCTTTGGTTCCAACCAGCCCTTTGGTAAACCCGCCGACCCCCGGCATGCTTGGCGGGGCGGCCATCATGAAGTTCCCGGAGATACCGCGCACGATGAGGGGCGTGGCGAGGATCATGCCGCCGGCGAGGAACATCATCATGAAGAAGGGCACGAGCGCGCCGATATTGCTGGCGCCATCGGGATCGCCGAGCTCGGCGAGCAGCGATTGCGACATGCCGACGACTGTGGAGAAGACGCCTGCGATCACCAGCGGATAAAGCGCGTAGGAGACGGTCGAAGACAGCCAGCGCAGGAAATAATCCTTGGTTACGTCAAAGAGCGAGAGGGCAATCATGATGGGGGCTATGCCGATCATGACGGCGAGCATGATCTTGGCAAAGATCAGCACGAGGCCGCAAAGCGCGCCGATGACGCCCAAAAGAAACGCCCCGATCGCACCGATGATGGCGCCAGCCATCCAATGCATATTGTCACCGGCGGCATTGAGGTAATTGCCGAACTCTTCGATCAGATCATCGAAGGCGGCGGCAAAATAGGCCGACCCCGCGCCACCGCCGCCCAAGCCTGCCACCATGCCTCCGGCAAGCTGGTCGAGCCCGTTCGTGATGGCGCTGGCGATCGCATTGAACTGCACCCAGTTGAGCGCAAAGAGCGTGATCAGCAGGAGCTTGACCGCGAACCAGAAGGCGGTGCGCCCGTCGACGGAGCGCACCTGCAAGGCCATGTTCACAAAAAGGCCAATGACGGCGAGGGTGGAGCCCACGGCGATGATCCCGCCAAGCTGGCTGGCCACATTGCCGAAAGTGGTCTCGGCGGCCCCGTCGAGATAGCCGTCGGTGGTCTCGACCATCCAGGTGACAACGCCCATCCCGCGCCTCAGGCGATGCGGCGCTTCAGAAACGCAGTCAAGATATGCTCGCCGTCAAAATCGGGCGTGACGGCAACCAGCTCCCATCCATCGCGGGCAAGCGCGTTCAGCACATCGGCATGGGCCCGTTTGGCGCGGGCGGTGTTCAGCTCCACAGTGCGGTATTCAAACATCGGCGGTCTCCTTGGTGTCGGCGCGCGGCTCTTGATGGGCCTCAGCGCCCGGCAGGTAAAACTCGGTGATCCCCCGCGCGCCGTCATGGCGGCCGGCCTGGATAATCACGTCGATCGAGCGGGTGATGTAATGGATCATGTCCTGGTAGGTCATGGGCACGTCGGTCTTGAGGGCGGCGATGGCGAGGCGCTGGATGGCCAGTTGCGGCGTCTCGGCATGGAGCGTGGTGAGCGAGCCGCCATGGCCGGTATTGATGGCCTCAAGGAAAGTCATGGCTTCCTTGCCGCGCACCTCGCCCAGAACGATGCGGTCGGGCCGCATGCGCAGGGTGGCGGTCAGGAGCTGATCGGCGCTGCGCTCGGGCGCGTCGCGATCGGCCATCAGCGTCACGGTGTTGGGCTGCGTGGGACGCAGCTCGGCGGCGTCTTCAATGGTGATGAGCCGCTCGGCTTTGGGCACGAAGGAGAGGATCTTGCGGGCGGTGACGGTCTTGCCGGTGGAGGTGCCGCCGGAGACGATCATGTTGAGCTTGTGATGGACGCAAAAGCCAATGGCGGCCTCGATATCGCCGGTGGCCACCACGGCGCGCAGCTCGGCATTGCGCGCGCGCCGCGTGGCCTCGGCGCTGCGCTCGGTGCCAAAGAGATAGGCAAGCTGGATCTGGTCCAGCGGCAGGTCTGCAAAGAAGCGCAGGGAAATCGCAAAGCCGCCCTCCACGGCGGGCGGTTGGATCACCTGCGCGCGGATCGGCCGGTCGCGATAGAGGATGCTGACCGAGACGATGGGTTTGGCGCGGCTGAGGGTGGTGTTGGCGGCGGAAGCAATCTGCGTGCCTAGATCCCGGGCCGCATCAGGGGTCAGCGGCGCGCCAAGCGCGCGCATAAAATGATCGCCCTGGAACTCGCCCCAGACCGTACCGTCGGGGTTGATGCAGAGCTCGATGAGGGTGGGGTCGCGCGCATCGGGCAGCTTGTCGAGCGAGGATTGGAGATAGCTGGCGGCCATGGGTCAAAAGATCTCCAGATCGCGGTCGACCATCACGGTGACGCGCGCGCCCTGGTCGACATGGATGACCGGGCCAAGCGCGAGATACTCGCCGATCACGCCTTGAGTGGTGTCTTGCAGGCTCTCGGCCGTGCCTTCGAGCGCGTCTGCCGTGGTCTCATCCTCGGTCGATCCGGCTGCGGCCGTCGGCAGCCCGCCGATGAGCGAGATGAGAGCGGCGGAGCCAAAGCGCGTGGCGAAGCGGCTGTCGACAAAGCCGGTTGTGCCGGAGCGGCCAAGCTCATCGCCCCCGAAGGCGCTGATCTCGACGCTTTGGTTGTCGGGCAGAATGATCCGGTCCCAGGCGATGGTGATGCGCTGTTGCGCAATATCCACGCCGGATTGGTAGCGCCCGATGAGGCGCGCGCCGCGCGGGATCAGCACGCGGCTGCCATCGAAAGCATGGACATCTTCGGAAACAAGGGCTCGCACCGGCCCGGCGAGCTGGCTGTCGATGGCGGTTTCCAGCACGGCCTGGATCAAGGTGCCTTGAACCACGGTGTTGGCGGGGTTCACGATGGTCTGTGCCTGGGTCACTGTGGCCGGCTGCGCGCCGTTGCGCACGAACTCCGTCTCGCCATCCAAACGGCGCTGATCCGAGGGGCTTTCGTCGCCCACACTGCCTGCGGAGCCAAAGGCGATGATGGGGCTCGCGATCCGCGCCTCGAGGATGGCGCGCTCTTCCTGACGGCGGCGTTCGAGCTCTTGCAGGCGCTGCTCTTCCTCGGTGGGGCCGGTCGGCCCTGGCGTGACGGTGGGTGCCTCAAGGCGGGCAAGCTCCAGATCGGTCTGCAGGCGTTGGATTTGCCGCGCGCGGTCCTCGAGTTCAGCGCGGAGGGCGGCTTCGGACTCCGCCGCCTCGGAGCGCAGAGCGGCGATCTCGACATTCAGCGCCTCGAGCGCGGCGGTATCCATTGCCGGCGGGTCCGGCGGCGGCGCATCGCGCAGCGCGGTCAGTTCGGCGCGCATCGCGGCAAGCTCGGCGCGCAGGGCCTCGGTCTCGGCGCTCTCGTCGGTTGTCGCGGCGACGGGCGGCGCGGGGTCTGGCGGCGCCACAGGATCGAGTGCGCCAAACCCCGGGCCCGTATCTTGGAACTCCGCCGGCGCGGCTGTTTCCATGGGCTCAGGTTCTGAGCCGGTGGAAAACAGTGAAACGGCCACCAGCAACACAGTCGCCCCCGCGATCCCCGAAGCTACCAGCAACAAGACCGGACGCTTGCGGCTGCCGGAACCGCTCTCCGCTCCGCCACCCTCGAGCGCCTCGAGGCGTTTGCGCAGCTCGGCGGTCTCAGTCATCGGCGGCGCCCTCGCGCATATCCTGGACGCAGACCTCAAGATCGCCGAGACGCAGGACCCATCGGGGGCTGACACCGGAGACGCGGATCACGCCCTCTTCGGTGGCTTGCGCGTTGACGCTGCGCTCGCGGCCTGAGGACCAACGGAAGATCGCGGGTACGGGCGCGTTGGCGCCAAACCGGAAATACGTGAAGGTCCCATCATCCCAAATCTCCAGCGGGGTAATCTCGGAGCGAACGCTGACGCCATAAGCATGGTTCAAGGGGCCCCGGGCAACGGCGCGTGTCTCACCTCGCTCAGCCTCCGGATAGCGAAACCTGATCACATAGAAGGTCGGATCCGGGGCTTCGGTGACGTTGAAGTAATAGCTCCGGCGGTTGGTATAGACGGTGATATTGGTATGGGCGCCGCGCACCACAGGCTTGATGGCGAAAGCTTGGCCGCCGGGCACGCCGTCGAGCAGGAAGCCTTCGGTGTCGCCTGCGATGATCGAGCGGATGGTCTCACCGGGGCCGAACTCGATGCTGGTGACATGGGTCAGGCTGGTGCGGATCTGGTAGACCTCGCCATCGACAAAGGTGGCGAGTCGCACCCGGGCATCATGGGGCCCACGGCGGGGCTGGACCTCGGCGAGCGCCGTGCTGGCAAAGACCACGCTGACCGCGGCAAGGGTCACGCTGAGCCGGAATACCATGCGCCTCTACTCCTCAAGCCGATCCGAGCGGATCGCATATTCCGTGACGGTAAAGCCGAAGGGGTTTTGCCAGACCTCATCGATCGAGCGGCGCTCTTCGGGGCGGAAGGCAAACATCAGCGTGGCGGTGAAGAGCCCGGTCTGGCTGCCGCGCGGCGAGCTAAGGCGCTTGCGCAGCCGGACCTGGGCACGGTTGGCGCTGATAAGCGTGATCGAGAGGATCTCGACCTCGAGCCGTGCGTCCTCGCCATAGGTGTGTGGCGGATAGGCCTCGCTGCCACTGGTCCAGAGCGCGCGCAGGCTGGCAGCCGCGGCGCCATCCGATTGTGACAGCACATTTTGCACGCGCAGATCATTGTCGAGCTGGTTATAGGTCTCGCGGTCGGTGACATAGCGAAACACCTGCGCCTCGATGATGGCAGGGCGCTCGGCGAGCGACACGGCCTCGACAGCGGCATTGGGCAGCGCCATGCCGGTCTCGCTGTCGAAGGGCACGATCATAGGCGCGGGATCGACATCGAGGATGGCCACGAGAGCGGCCGCGAGGCAGCCAAGCCCGCCAAAGCCCAGGCCTGCAAGCCCGAGCTTTTGCCAGAAGAGCTCGCGTCGGCGGGCGCCATAGACCAGTTCTTCTTCAATGATCTCCAAACCATGGGCCATCCGTCACCGCAGCTCCGGCAAGGTGAAATCCATATACCGGCGTTCCTCGGCGAGGGTGGCCGCATCGGCGACCCCGGCTTGGCCCGCGCCCACGGTCTGGATCGCTTCGAGCTCCCACATGCGGGTCATGGCGATGGCGAGCTCAGCCGTGACGCGGGTGTTGTGATCAACGGCTTCCTTGAGCGTTTCCATATCGGGGATGAGATCGACCAGCTGCGCGACCCGTTCGAGCGATTGGGCAGCCTCAGCATAGCTGTTTTGCGCAGCCGCTGACATGACCGCGCCGGTGCTGGCGGTTGACGCGGTGCGTTCTGCGCCCGGGTTGCCGCTGGTCGCCATTGTGGACAGCGTGTCCTGGTCAAAGCCCGCGTCTTCGAGGGCTTGCGTCATGCGGCCTTCCATCTCCGGCCCGGCATTGCCGATGAGCCCGGAGAAATCGCCGGTCTGGATCTGGGCAATCACATCGAGAAGATCGCCGAATTCCTGATCGAGCAGCCCGTCGAGGTCGCCGCCCATGGCCATCTCGAGGATATCGGACGCGCCGGTCAGCGCGGCATAGGTCTCGTTCAGCGTATCGAGCTGATCCTGGATGAGATTGATTTGTTCGAGCGCGGCGTCGAGCTGATCGGATTGGATCCCGAAATCCTCCAGCATTTGCTGCAGCTGCCGGATCTGCTGGGCGATGTTGCGGGTGTCCACCGTGGGCACACCCTGGGCAAGGATGGGCGACGCCGCAAACAGGGCGCAGGTGGATATCGTGGACAAGAACCGAATTGCCGTCTGTCTCATGGCAAAACCTCCAGGTCGAAATTGAGAAACGCTTGCTCGCGCGCTTGCGCGGCAGCCATGGCCAGAGCGGCGGCGCTGAGAGGCTGGGTATGCGCCGCCTTGAGGCGAGTTCGGATGGCCATGAGTCGGGCGAGCTCCGCGCGGGCATAAGTGTTGAGGGACATGGCGGCATGGATATCCTCCGTCTCTCCGATGCGGGTGATGATGTCCTGCAGGCGCAGGGCGGCGGCCTGGACCGAGACCAGGGAATAATCGCCATAGATCCCGGCGCCATGGGCGCTGAGGCTCATGGAGGCATTGGCGAGCAGCACCGGATCGATGGTGCCGAGCGCGTCGATCCCGCCCACGCGGGTGAGGTAGAGATTGTAGCGCTCTGGGATGACCTGGACGTAGTGCTGCGTCTCGGCAAACGGCGGCACGCCATCATAGCGCTGCACATTGCCGGGCCCGGCATTATAGGCCGCAAGCCCGAGGATGATATTGCCGCCGAACATGTTCAGCATCTGCGCGAGATAGCGCGCGCCGCCGGTGACTTGGATATACGGGTCCTCGTAATATGCAGGGTAGATACCAAGGTCTTGCGCGGTGCCGGGCATGATCTGGGTCAGACCAAAGGCGCCGACGGGCGAGCGCGCCCCGATCGAAAACCGGCTTTCCTGCCAGATCATCGCCTGAATGAGACAGCGCCATTGCACCAGCGAGAGGCCGGCGCGGCCCACGCCGGGCAGGCCATGGGTCTCGCGGGCCGCGCGGATGATGAGCGTCTCGATGGAGCCGGCCGCATCGCCAAACATCTGCGGTGCGGCGGGGTTGGGATCCATGGGGCCGAAGAGCGTGCCCGCGGCGGTCTCGTCGGAGCGCCCGGCCTCGAGACTTGCGATGCTCGCGCCAGTGTCGCCCGAGCCAAGGGCCGTGGCCTCGAGCAGATCCTCGAGCGCGGCCAGTTGGTCTTCTTCAAGGGCGGACAGCTCTTCTTCGCGGCTGAGGCGGTCGCGTTGCAGAGCGAGGTCCCGGTCGCCTTGGCCCAGGATCTGCTCGCGCTGCAGAAACGCGCCGAGATCGAAGGTCGGCACGCCTTGGGCTCCGGCCAGACTGGCCGGGCCGAGGGCAAGGAGGAGCCCTACGATGGGCGCGCGCCGCTTAGCCATCGATGGACGCCGTGGAGCCCGTCGGGCCAATGCCGTTCAGCATCTCGAAGCTGCAGTTGCTGCGGGTCACTTCTGCGAAACTGTTGAAACACTCCGCCTCGGACGGTCGGTAGGTGGCGCAGGCCGAGACGCTCAGGGCCAGACCAATCAGCAGGAAGTGTCGAGCCCAACGATTGGCCCATGGATTGATCCGTGTATGCGTCATGTCACTCTCCAGAAGTCCGGCTGATTACGATAATCCGCGCCGACCAGCGCCTCACCCTTCTCCATGCCGCCCAAGATGGTCAGATACGGGCCCAGGGCGCTGAGATCGGCGTCGATCACGACCGAGCCTTGATCGTCGCGCACAAGCGCCAGCCGCGAGCTGCTGCCGGTGCCCAGAAGCACCTCGAGCTCTTTGTCGGTCAGGCCAAGCACGGCGTAGTCAGACGCCGCGGCGCGGATATTGGGCAGGAGGAGCTGCGTGGGTACGGCTTCCACGATGGTCTTGCCGGTGCGCGTCTTCTCGAGCTGGCTTGCATATTGCGTCATCATCACGACGACGGCGTTTTGCTTGCGCGCGGTGACCAGCCAGTTCGACAGCCGGTCCGCGAAATACGCATTGTCGAGCGCCTTCCAGGCCTCATCGATGATGATCAGCGTGGGCCGGCGGTCCTCGATCACCCGCTCGATCCGGCGAAAAAGATAGGAAAGCACCGCCATGCGTTCCTTCTCGCTCTCGCTGTCGAGAATGCCCGTGAGGTCAAACCCCACCACATCGCCCGCCAGAGAAAACGTATCCTCCCCGCTCTGGCCAAAAATCCAGCCATAGCGGCCCTCGGCGGTCCATTCCTGGATCCGCTCGAAGAGATCGCCCTCATCGGCCCCGGCTACGAAGAGCGAGGCCAGGTCCTGCCAGTTGCGCAGGGCCGGATCGGAGGCCGTGGCGTTCTGGCGGACCACGTCCTGGATGCGGTTGATCTGGACCGGGCTCAGGGGTTTGTCGGTGCGGTGCAGCAGCGTGGCCAGCCAATCGGCGAGCCAGGCCTGGCCCCGCCGGTCGATCTCGGTGCGCAGCGGGTTGAGCCCGGTGGTCTCGCCCGCCTTGATGGCCGCATAGCGCCCACCATTTGCGCGCACCGCCATCTCCATGCCGGCACGGTAGTCAAAGACGAAGACCCGCGCGCCGCAGCGGCGGGCTTGGGTCATCAGGAAGGCCGAAAGCACGGATTTCCCCGAGCCGGGCCGACCGAGGATCAGGGTATGGCCGCCGGTCGGCTCTTTGTCGGGGCTGCCCGCCTCATGGTAGTTGAAGAGAAAGCCAGAGCGTTCCGGTGTCGGGAAAAGCGCGATCGGCTTGCCCCAGGGTAGCTGATCGCCCGCTTTGCCCAAGGGGCTGCGATGGAGGGCGGCCAGGTCCGCGAAGTTGAGATTGGTGATGGCGGCCTTGCGGCTGCGCATCTGCCCATTGCCCGGATGCTGCCCGAAATAATGCGTGCGCGCGGCAAAGGCCTCGCTGACCAGCGTCACGCCTTCGCTGGCCGCGATATTGCGGATCTCGGCGGCGATGGTGTCGAGCTTGTCTTCCGTCTCGGCAAAGACCGTCACGGTCATATGGTGGTCCCCGAAGCTCAGGCGCTTGGCTTCCAGATCATCGAGCGCATCGACCAGCTCTTCTGTCAGCGAAATCGCCCCGTCATCACTGGCCTTCATCAGCCGTTGTTGCCGCTTGATGCGGCTTGCCATGATGTTGCTGTTGATGGGCGTGAAGGAATGGGTGACCACCATGTCGATGGGCAGGCTTAGCTCGTCGAACATGGTGGGCCGGGTTTTGGCCGGATAGGTCTTGATGGCAAAACTGGTGCCGACCCGGCGGCCGGCGGTGCCATCCTCGAGCACAAAGGTTCGGCCGTGGAAGGTCACGCGCGTGTTGGCGACATCTTCCGCAATGATGCCAAAGCGGGATTTGGGGAACAGCGGGCGTTCCGCGCCAATGTTGAGCCCGCCGAGAAAGCCCAGAAGCTCACCGCTTGCGGCCCCAAGCAGGCGGGGGCGCATCTCGGCAAAGGACGACAGCAGAAACCCGACCACTTCCTCGAGCTTGCGCAGCTCTTTGGCGGTCTGCGCGCGCATCTGCTTCAGCGAGGCCGCAGCGCGCAACGGCAGGCGTGTGCTTGAGGACGGGCGTTTGAGCACGGTCAGCGTCAGGGTCTTGTCCCGGAGCCCCGCGGCGGCAAGCCCTGCGCGCCAGCGCTCGTCGACGGCGCGGGCAAAGCCGTCACCCTCAACCGCGGGCAGATCCACATCGATCGCCTTCGAGACCTTGTGGACGTAGAACCCATACTCGGACCCGATCTGGGCGATGATGGCCGCAAGCCGGGCGCGGGTCTTCTCAAGATGGGCGTCCTCGCTGGTCATGCTGTTGACGCCTTCGAGGCGGATGCATTCGAAAAGCGCATTGCCACGCGTGCGGATGGTCACGTCATCGACGAGGCTCACATAGGGCAGCATCAAAGCCATGGGCCGCTCGCGCGCCGCCCAGGCCGGCAGGCCGGTCAGATCATCGGCATCGGGCTCAAACCGCTCAGGGCGCATAGCTGTCGCCCCCGTGGATCTGCCGATTGCCTGTCGGCGGCGTCTCCTGCAACGCAGTGACCACCACTTCGAGGAAGGCCGGGTCCCAATCGGCCGCCTTCCACAGCGCCGGATAGGCGAGGCCCGCGAGGATGATCACAGGCCAGCTTTGCACCCAGAGAAACACCAGCACGAAGCCGAAGAGCCAGACCATCGCATACATGATCGGCAGGCCGATGAGCTTGGGCGGGCGGATGAGGCCCAAAAACAGCCGG
This genomic window from Paracoccus sediminicola contains:
- a CDS encoding lytic transglycosylase domain-containing protein — encoded protein: MAKRRAPIVGLLLALGPASLAGAQGVPTFDLGAFLQREQILGQGDRDLALQRDRLSREEELSALEEDQLAALEDLLEATALGSGDTGASIASLEAGRSDETAAGTLFGPMDPNPAAPQMFGDAAGSIETLIIRAARETHGLPGVGRAGLSLVQWRCLIQAMIWQESRFSIGARSPVGAFGLTQIMPGTAQDLGIYPAYYEDPYIQVTGGARYLAQMLNMFGGNIILGLAAYNAGPGNVQRYDGVPPFAETQHYVQVIPERYNLYLTRVGGIDALGTIDPVLLANASMSLSAHGAGIYGDYSLVSVQAAALRLQDIITRIGETEDIHAAMSLNTYARAELARLMAIRTRLKAAHTQPLSAAALAMAAAQAREQAFLNFDLEVLP
- a CDS encoding type IV secretion system protein B4; translation: MRPERFEPDADDLTGLPAWAARERPMALMLPYVSLVDDVTIRTRGNALFECIRLEGVNSMTSEDAHLEKTRARLAAIIAQIGSEYGFYVHKVSKAIDVDLPAVEGDGFARAVDERWRAGLAAAGLRDKTLTLTVLKRPSSSTRLPLRAAASLKQMRAQTAKELRKLEEVVGFLLSSFAEMRPRLLGAASGELLGFLGGLNIGAERPLFPKSRFGIIAEDVANTRVTFHGRTFVLEDGTAGRRVGTSFAIKTYPAKTRPTMFDELSLPIDMVVTHSFTPINSNIMASRIKRQQRLMKASDDGAISLTEELVDALDDLEAKRLSFGDHHMTVTVFAETEDKLDTIAAEIRNIAASEGVTLVSEAFAARTHYFGQHPGNGQMRSRKAAITNLNFADLAALHRSPLGKAGDQLPWGKPIALFPTPERSGFLFNYHEAGSPDKEPTGGHTLILGRPGSGKSVLSAFLMTQARRCGARVFVFDYRAGMEMAVRANGGRYAAIKAGETTGLNPLRTEIDRRGQAWLADWLATLLHRTDKPLSPVQINRIQDVVRQNATASDPALRNWQDLASLFVAGADEGDLFERIQEWTAEGRYGWIFGQSGEDTFSLAGDVVGFDLTGILDSESEKERMAVLSYLFRRIERVIEDRRPTLIIIDEAWKALDNAYFADRLSNWLVTARKQNAVVVMMTQYASQLEKTRTGKTIVEAVPTQLLLPNIRAAASDYAVLGLTDKELEVLLGTGSSSRLALVRDDQGSVVIDADLSALGPYLTILGGMEKGEALVGADYRNQPDFWRVT
- a CDS encoding type IV secretion system protein VirB3; amino-acid sequence: MAAETRLFLGLIRPPKLIGLPIMYAMVWLFGFVLVFLWVQSWPVIILAGLAYPALWKAADWDPAFLEVVVTALQETPPTGNRQIHGGDSYAP